The following proteins come from a genomic window of Mariniflexile sp. TRM1-10:
- a CDS encoding SusE domain-containing protein, whose translation MNLYIKKLGILFLFLAFIFTACETQESIEITSPDPALVLQEPGISNVFLNFGTPTNAAITISWNDDLTESSSYDIEMSLDPELTTIVNLGSVSAKSYTINVEDLNAAIRSAGATNYRDVAIYLRVKGSGIYSNVIQYLVTTYPTETPQITSPSANDAFVLSLSTSNETVITVEWTDLALSSTLGVDINYIVEAALEGTDFAVPVSLGTIENDTKVSSTHADLNAVAIGIGLTPEISGNMDIRIVAKNTNSNGNVLERVSEVLTISVTPYLASFPNLYMVGDATTPGWDNNNNNTPMFRNQDVPNAYVFTGYFKAGAFKLLETKGQWQPQWGTNDGSSLAVNPGGGSDPGTFNVASAGYYTYNMTTVGESGSYTVTPYDASAAATYTTMGLIGQAIGGWGDGDEINFTQDPNNPHLWYSLAVNFTNGEEFLIRANDMWTNVWRYTGSTELYGKAFLGDGNNFPFTEPSGSYDVWFNDLDGSYLIIPN comes from the coding sequence ATGAATTTATATATAAAAAAGTTAGGCATCCTTTTTCTTTTTCTTGCTTTTATTTTTACAGCTTGTGAAACTCAAGAAAGTATTGAGATTACATCTCCAGATCCAGCATTGGTATTACAAGAACCAGGCATTAGTAATGTGTTTTTAAATTTTGGAACACCAACCAATGCGGCAATAACAATCTCTTGGAACGATGATTTAACAGAGAGTTCTTCTTATGATATTGAAATGTCATTAGATCCCGAATTAACAACCATAGTTAATTTAGGGAGTGTAAGTGCTAAATCTTATACAATAAATGTTGAAGATTTAAATGCAGCTATAAGAAGTGCTGGCGCTACAAACTACAGAGATGTTGCTATTTATTTAAGAGTTAAAGGAAGTGGAATATACAGTAACGTGATACAATATTTAGTGACTACCTACCCTACTGAAACACCTCAAATAACCAGTCCGTCAGCAAATGACGCTTTCGTACTATCTTTAAGTACTTCAAACGAAACGGTTATTACAGTTGAATGGACAGATCTTGCATTATCTTCTACTCTTGGAGTTGATATAAACTATATAGTAGAAGCTGCCTTAGAAGGAACAGACTTTGCGGTTCCAGTTTCTTTAGGCACAATTGAAAACGATACGAAAGTATCTTCGACCCATGCCGATTTAAATGCCGTTGCCATTGGAATTGGATTGACTCCAGAAATTTCAGGAAATATGGACATTAGAATTGTCGCAAAAAACACGAATTCTAATGGCAATGTTCTAGAAAGAGTTTCTGAAGTTTTAACTATTTCTGTAACGCCTTACCTCGCAAGTTTCCCTAATTTATATATGGTTGGTGATGCTACGACACCTGGTTGGGATAACAATAATAATAACACACCCATGTTCAGAAATCAAGATGTTCCGAATGCTTATGTATTTACTGGTTACTTCAAGGCTGGAGCATTCAAATTATTAGAAACTAAAGGACAATGGCAACCACAATGGGGCACAAATGATGGTTCTTCACTAGCCGTAAATCCTGGCGGTGGTTCAGACCCTGGCACATTTAATGTCGCTTCTGCTGGCTACTACACCTATAATATGACGACAGTTGGCGAATCAGGCAGCTATACGGTAACACCTTATGATGCATCTGCTGCTGCTACTTATACAACGATGGGTCTTATAGGACAAGCTATTGGTGGTTGGGGAGATGGTGATGAAATTAACTTCACTCAAGATCCAAACAATCCTCATTTATGGTATTCATTAGCTGTTAACTTTACTAATGGTGAAGAGTTTCTAATAAGAGCCAATGATATGTGGACGAACGTTTGGAGATACACAGGCTCCACAGAGCTTTATGGTAAAGCATTTTTAGGCGACGGAAACAACTTCCCGTTTACAGAACCATCTGGCAGTTACGATGTATGGTTTAATGATTTAGATGGCAGTTACCTAATTATTCCAAATTAG
- a CDS encoding SusE domain-containing protein, translating into MKNLKNISILAFVVSMFSLLNSCEDTTDTFEVAVTAPITLADLTINTIELDPVNTNNAALTLNWTEADYKQPASVNYSIEISADESFTNPVKAATVNGKNTVTLSVSELNSAAGTIGLPPFAWNTLYTRVTSSLGTQNGLPVASNSISFSVYPYFNYPFNDFYLVGNGVSSGWNNNSNNHPLFRDQGNANLYHYTGFFTKGGGGFDDGRFKILESRGLWQPQWGVTDNEGDDVLKEAGDIAGNPGTQSGDPGRFGVPVDGYYMFTINFSSKTYTIIPYDASAATNFTSMSIQGTATTTTAMNQSSFNGHIWYLNSVRLIPGDLQFLTNTGSVWAGTTAFSGQATENGENIPVVVEDDYEVWFNDLDGRYILIPLNL; encoded by the coding sequence ATGAAAAATTTGAAAAACATATCAATTTTAGCATTTGTGGTATCTATGTTTTCGCTGCTTAATTCATGCGAGGACACCACAGATACTTTTGAAGTTGCGGTTACAGCCCCAATTACTTTGGCAGATTTAACAATAAATACCATTGAGCTAGATCCTGTAAACACAAATAATGCAGCGTTAACGCTTAATTGGACTGAAGCCGATTATAAACAACCAGCATCTGTAAATTACAGTATTGAAATTTCTGCAGACGAATCGTTTACTAATCCAGTAAAAGCAGCCACTGTAAATGGAAAAAACACTGTGACGTTATCGGTTAGCGAATTAAATTCGGCAGCTGGAACAATCGGTTTACCGCCATTTGCATGGAATACTTTATATACAAGAGTAACATCTTCTCTTGGTACACAAAACGGTTTGCCAGTGGCATCAAACAGTATCAGTTTTAGCGTCTATCCCTATTTTAATTATCCTTTTAATGATTTTTATTTAGTAGGAAACGGTGTCTCGTCCGGTTGGAATAATAATAGTAATAACCATCCTTTATTCAGAGATCAAGGAAATGCTAATTTATATCATTACACAGGCTTTTTTACAAAAGGAGGCGGTGGCTTTGATGATGGCAGATTCAAAATATTAGAATCTAGAGGCTTATGGCAGCCACAATGGGGTGTTACCGATAATGAGGGTGATGATGTTCTTAAAGAAGCCGGTGACATTGCTGGAAACCCGGGCACACAAAGTGGCGATCCTGGCCGTTTTGGAGTTCCTGTTGATGGATATTATATGTTTACTATCAACTTTTCTTCAAAAACATATACTATCATCCCTTATGATGCCTCAGCAGCAACCAATTTTACTAGTATGAGTATTCAAGGGACTGCGACAACTACAACAGCTATGAACCAGTCAAGTTTTAACGGACATATTTGGTATTTAAATAGTGTTCGATTGATACCTGGAGATTTACAATTTCTAACCAATACAGGATCTGTTTGGGCAGGAACAACGGCATTCTCTGGTCAAGCTACAGAAAACGGAGAAAACATTCCAGTTGTTGTAGAGGACGATTACGAAGTTTGGTTCAACGATTTAGATGGTCGTTATATACTAATTCCGTTGAATTTATAA
- a CDS encoding alpha-amylase family glycosyl hydrolase: protein MKKLYALFLLFTSVIYGQVVTTIPTIPTATDAITITFNATGTELEGYAGDVYAHTGVITTASTSNSDWKHVIGSWGNNTTQPKLTRTGTNTYQLTITPDIPTFYSTSVGEVVTHIAVVFRNSAGNAQSRPDIFIPIYAEGLNVTITNPTNSAVYNLNDNITISAESSINANLELKVNTTSIQTASNTTSISTSYTFTSTGSYTIDALASQNDETKQETISVYVKTTTQNQTMPTGLKNGYNNNGDGTVTFVLEAPFKTDVFLVGGFNNWMLNETYQMKKDGDHFWLTVNGLNPDTEYAYQYVIDYTLKVADPYSKKVLDPNNDQYIPTTTYPNLMAYPTGETTGIVSTFKINETSYTWQNTSFTRPNKENIVIYEMLLRDFTESDTYQEALTHLDYLQDLGVTAIELMPINEFEGNDSWGYNPSFYMALDKAYGTSNDLKQFIDACHSRGMAVITDVVFNHSYSQSPLLQMYWDGVNNRPAANSPYYNQSHNLVDNTSAHWGYDFNHESTYTVDFFNDVLKFWMDEYKIDGFRFDFTKGLSNTLYYGTNNWASAYDADRIANLKAYADHVWNQDPGNEAYVIFEHLSDNSEETELANYGIMLWGNLNHSFNQNTMGYASDADVSWLSYKNRGWNNPHVVGYMESHDEERLMVKNLAYGNSSGDYNVKTLSTALDRQEAASVIFYGVPGPKMLWQFGELGYDKSINCANDINNGSCRLERKPDAWTLGYDTETDRMDLHNVTTKMIALKKQFPSTFNTDDFSFSLNGLVKRINLNDNVGNLDVVIVANFDVTAQSVNPNFPTTGNWYDTFSGNTLNVTNPTALLSLQPGEYRLYSQTQNLSTDQVGSSERIKMYPNPTNTSFSLNKNSNNIVIYSLTGKQVKQFKGPFSKGTSFDVSNLSKGIYLMKITNDSGELNVMKLLKV from the coding sequence ATGAAAAAATTATACGCACTTTTTTTATTATTTACATCTGTAATTTATGGTCAAGTAGTTACCACCATACCTACCATACCAACTGCTACAGATGCTATTACAATAACATTTAATGCTACCGGAACCGAATTAGAAGGCTATGCTGGCGATGTCTATGCACATACCGGAGTCATAACTACAGCTTCAACAAGTAATTCAGACTGGAAACATGTTATAGGAAGCTGGGGAAATAATACTACACAACCAAAGTTAACCCGAACCGGCACAAATACGTATCAACTAACCATAACTCCCGATATCCCAACTTTTTACAGTACATCTGTTGGTGAGGTTGTTACCCATATTGCTGTTGTGTTTAGAAACAGTGCAGGAAACGCCCAATCCAGACCCGATATTTTCATTCCTATCTATGCTGAAGGCTTGAACGTTACTATAACAAACCCCACAAACAGTGCCGTTTATAATTTAAACGATAACATTACCATCAGTGCAGAATCCAGCATTAATGCCAATTTAGAATTGAAAGTTAATACGACTTCCATACAAACAGCTTCAAACACGACTTCAATTTCAACCTCATATACGTTTACGTCAACAGGAAGTTATACTATTGATGCATTGGCATCTCAAAACGACGAAACCAAACAAGAAACCATTTCGGTTTATGTAAAAACAACGACCCAAAACCAAACCATGCCCACAGGTTTAAAAAATGGTTATAACAACAATGGCGACGGTACTGTAACGTTTGTTTTAGAAGCACCTTTTAAAACCGATGTATTCTTGGTTGGAGGTTTTAATAACTGGATGCTCAATGAAACTTACCAAATGAAAAAAGATGGGGATCATTTTTGGTTAACGGTAAATGGACTGAACCCAGATACAGAATACGCCTATCAATATGTTATTGATTACACTTTAAAAGTAGCCGATCCCTATTCTAAAAAAGTTCTTGATCCTAATAATGACCAATATATACCAACGACCACCTACCCTAATTTAATGGCGTACCCAACAGGTGAAACAACGGGAATAGTTTCTACTTTTAAAATTAATGAAACATCGTATACTTGGCAAAATACCTCGTTTACGAGACCCAATAAAGAAAACATCGTTATCTATGAAATGTTATTAAGGGATTTCACAGAAAGCGATACGTACCAAGAAGCCTTAACACATCTGGATTACTTACAAGACTTAGGCGTTACAGCTATTGAACTCATGCCCATTAATGAGTTTGAAGGCAATGATAGCTGGGGCTATAATCCTTCATTTTATATGGCTTTGGATAAAGCATACGGAACAAGCAACGATTTAAAACAGTTTATTGATGCATGCCATAGCCGAGGTATGGCCGTTATTACAGATGTTGTTTTTAATCATTCATACAGCCAATCACCTTTATTACAAATGTATTGGGATGGCGTAAATAACCGCCCTGCAGCAAACAGTCCTTATTATAATCAAAGTCATAATTTAGTTGATAATACATCTGCACATTGGGGATATGATTTTAACCATGAATCTACTTATACAGTCGACTTTTTTAATGATGTTTTAAAGTTTTGGATGGATGAATACAAGATTGATGGTTTTCGTTTTGACTTTACCAAAGGTCTTTCTAACACCCTATATTATGGGACAAACAACTGGGCAAGCGCCTACGATGCCGATAGAATAGCAAACTTAAAGGCGTATGCAGACCATGTATGGAACCAAGACCCAGGAAATGAAGCTTATGTTATTTTTGAGCATTTATCCGATAATTCTGAAGAAACAGAACTCGCTAATTATGGCATCATGCTTTGGGGGAATCTTAACCATAGTTTTAATCAAAATACCATGGGATATGCATCAGATGCCGATGTTTCTTGGCTATCATATAAAAACAGAGGCTGGAACAACCCACATGTTGTTGGCTATATGGAAAGTCACGACGAAGAACGCCTAATGGTTAAAAATTTAGCCTATGGCAATTCGAGTGGTGACTACAATGTAAAAACCTTAAGCACGGCATTAGACCGACAAGAAGCCGCCTCCGTAATTTTTTATGGCGTTCCCGGTCCTAAAATGCTATGGCAGTTTGGAGAACTTGGCTATGATAAAAGTATTAATTGTGCAAACGATATTAATAACGGTAGCTGTAGACTAGAGAGAAAACCTGATGCATGGACACTGGGTTATGATACTGAGACAGACCGAATGGATTTGCACAACGTAACAACAAAAATGATAGCGCTTAAAAAGCAATTTCCATCTACTTTTAATACCGATGATTTTAGTTTTAGTTTAAACGGTCTTGTAAAACGCATCAACTTGAATGATAATGTTGGGAATTTAGATGTTGTTATTGTAGCAAATTTTGATGTTACTGCGCAATCTGTAAATCCAAACTTCCCTACTACCGGAAACTGGTACGACACGTTTTCTGGAAACACACTAAACGTTACCAACCCAACAGCCTTATTAAGTTTACAACCCGGTGAATACCGATTATACTCCCAAACACAAAATTTAAGCACGGACCAAGTTGGTTCTTCAGAAAGGATTAAAATGTATCCAAACCCAACAAACACTAGTTTTTCACTCAATAAAAACAGTAACAATATTGTTATTTACAGCCTTACCGGAAAACAGGTAAAACAATTTAAAGGGCCTTTTTCAAAAGGAACTTCATTTGATGTCTCGAACTTATCCAAGGGTATTTATTTAATGAAAATAACCAATGATTCTGGAGAACTAAACGTTATGAAACTATTGAAAGTATAA
- a CDS encoding RagB/SusD family nutrient uptake outer membrane protein — translation MKTRFKIYKTIGVLSLFLATITSCTDDLNIIPNDDQTILSDELFKNETAYKQVLAGIYANLALTGTDGAGSSNLKNIDAGTSQFGRVLLYVQSLSADEMIWSYENDPGTREIQRNLWTAQNPLLLGMFSRAHLSIALANNFLRETTDAKLDERGVSTSVRSDIVAYRAEARLMRAMAYYYMMDIFGKANFATEDDAINSQPAVADRDELFAFIESELKAIDTDLIAPRQNEYGRADKGVAYMILAKIYLNAEVYIGENRYSDCITYCEKIIDGGYSLATNYLHNFMADNNTNSAMNEIIFPIISDGVSTQNYGPTTVMINGSVGSLEVNGEEVGVGAAGWGGALRVRKQLADLFGSSFANDDRNTIISENRPIDIIDISDKDTGYIIQKYSNATSTGSFGTDKTFVDTDFPLFRLADVYLMYAEAHLRGGGGSLTTAVGYINALRTRANNSNTITSGELTLDFILDERARELHWEAHRRQDLIRFGRFTGGNYNWAWKGNGSNGISIPSYFNIYPIPTASIGANPNLTQNLGY, via the coding sequence ATGAAAACAAGATTTAAAATATACAAAACAATTGGGGTTTTAAGCCTTTTTCTTGCTACGATCACCTCTTGTACCGATGACTTGAACATCATACCCAATGACGACCAGACCATATTAAGTGATGAACTTTTTAAAAATGAAACGGCTTATAAACAGGTTTTAGCAGGTATTTATGCCAATTTAGCCTTAACAGGAACGGATGGCGCTGGAAGCTCTAACCTTAAAAATATTGATGCGGGAACCAGCCAATTTGGACGTGTACTTTTGTACGTACAATCGCTATCTGCCGATGAAATGATTTGGTCTTATGAAAACGACCCTGGCACCAGGGAAATTCAAAGAAACCTATGGACCGCTCAAAACCCTTTACTATTAGGAATGTTCAGTAGAGCTCATTTATCAATTGCTTTAGCAAATAATTTTTTAAGAGAAACTACGGATGCCAAACTGGACGAAAGAGGCGTGTCGACATCTGTAAGAAGTGACATAGTAGCTTATAGAGCCGAAGCACGATTGATGAGAGCAATGGCATACTATTACATGATGGATATTTTCGGAAAAGCAAATTTTGCTACCGAAGATGATGCCATTAATTCACAGCCAGCAGTAGCAGACAGAGACGAATTATTCGCTTTTATAGAAAGTGAGCTAAAAGCTATTGACACAGACTTGATAGCACCTAGACAAAATGAATATGGAAGAGCTGATAAAGGCGTTGCCTATATGATTTTAGCAAAAATTTACTTGAACGCTGAGGTTTATATAGGGGAAAACAGATACAGTGATTGTATTACTTATTGTGAAAAAATAATTGATGGTGGTTATTCATTAGCAACAAATTATCTTCACAACTTTATGGCAGATAATAATACAAATTCAGCTATGAATGAAATTATTTTCCCCATTATATCAGATGGTGTTTCTACACAGAATTATGGCCCAACAACCGTGATGATTAATGGATCTGTAGGAAGTCTTGAGGTTAATGGTGAAGAAGTTGGTGTTGGCGCTGCTGGCTGGGGAGGCGCTCTTAGAGTAAGAAAGCAGCTTGCAGATTTGTTTGGATCGAGTTTTGCAAATGATGATCGCAATACTATCATTTCGGAAAACAGACCTATTGATATTATTGATATTTCTGACAAAGATACTGGATATATTATTCAAAAATATTCTAATGCAACATCTACAGGAAGCTTTGGTACCGACAAAACATTTGTTGACACAGATTTTCCTTTATTCAGATTGGCCGATGTGTATTTAATGTACGCCGAAGCTCATTTAAGAGGTGGAGGCGGAAGCTTAACTACTGCTGTAGGTTATATAAATGCTTTAAGAACAAGAGCGAACAACTCAAACACTATAACATCTGGGGAATTAACCTTAGATTTTATTTTGGACGAAAGAGCAAGAGAACTTCACTGGGAAGCACATAGAAGACAAGATTTAATTCGATTTGGACGATTTACAGGTGGTAATTATAATTGGGCATGGAAAGGTAATGGTAGTAATGGTATTTCGATTCCTTCTTATTTCAATATATATCCTATACCAACGGCGAGTATTGGTGCTAACCCTAATCTTACCCAAAACCTTGGGTACTAA
- a CDS encoding glycosyltransferase: MTVSEIVMITSFPPRKCGIATYSQDLIKAIEDKYGDSFTIKVCALQKGDSVLRYPPEVNYFLKTGLKEDYRRLALTLNADEAIKIIYLQHEFGLYGGHLGDFIIDFLEYLDKPVITTFHTVLTNPNDDRKVVVQKIIALSSQVIIMTNLSAKILKNEYVIPKEKIKIIPHGTHLIEPLHLTLKESVPFKSKIIISTFGLISEGKGIETALDALPKIVAKFPNVLYLIIGKTHPEVIKIDGEIYRDYLHEKVKELKMENNVLFINKYLALEVLLEYLQRTDVYFFTSKDPQQAVSGTLVYALSAACPVLSTPIPHSLEMLDGAGINFDFGNAEQLADAAILILSNPDMMENMRLNALHRISPTAWQNAAISHIKLAETVVKGTGFQLNYKVPEINLKHINRMTTDFGMIQFAKISDPDLASGYTIDDNARALIAVAKHFELTGKFSDLPLINTYLKFILFCQQEDGTFLNYVTTDKSFFDKNKDENLEDANGRAIWALGEFLSLKQLLDFNLQSQVETAFQKAIHVIHRIQSPRAMAFCIKGLYFYYLFKKEASILHLITKLADNLVSKYRGVSNDEWQWYEEYLTYANAVIPEGMLLAGVCTQNELFKDIAHKTFDFLLETTLNDGKIKVISNRGWHHKGKDKNHFGEQPIEVAYTILALNTFFYIKNDKTYLDKMKTAFNWFLGENHLSQIIYNPVTGGCYDGLEEHQVNLNQGAESTVSYLLARLVVEKNIEPTSLLL, encoded by the coding sequence ATGACTGTTAGTGAAATAGTAATGATAACCTCTTTCCCACCGAGGAAATGTGGTATTGCGACCTATAGCCAAGACTTGATTAAAGCTATTGAGGATAAATATGGTGATAGTTTTACCATCAAAGTTTGCGCTTTGCAAAAAGGGGACAGTGTTTTAAGATATCCACCTGAAGTAAACTATTTTTTAAAAACAGGATTGAAAGAAGATTACAGAAGATTAGCCTTAACGCTAAATGCAGATGAAGCTATTAAAATAATCTACTTACAACACGAATTCGGATTATATGGTGGTCATTTAGGAGATTTTATTATCGACTTTTTAGAATATCTAGATAAGCCAGTTATTACTACATTTCATACCGTTCTAACAAATCCCAATGATGATAGAAAAGTAGTTGTTCAAAAAATTATAGCACTGTCGAGTCAAGTCATTATAATGACAAATCTATCAGCCAAAATATTAAAAAACGAATATGTAATCCCTAAAGAGAAAATAAAAATCATTCCACATGGGACACATCTTATAGAGCCATTACATCTAACTTTAAAAGAATCGGTTCCTTTTAAAAGTAAAATCATCATTTCTACTTTTGGGTTGATAAGCGAAGGAAAAGGTATAGAAACAGCACTGGATGCTTTACCTAAAATTGTAGCTAAATTTCCGAATGTTTTGTATTTGATTATTGGAAAAACACACCCAGAAGTTATAAAAATAGATGGGGAAATTTATAGGGATTATTTACATGAGAAAGTAAAGGAGTTGAAAATGGAGAATAATGTTCTGTTTATCAATAAATATCTTGCTTTAGAGGTGTTGCTGGAATACTTACAGCGTACCGATGTCTATTTTTTCACATCCAAAGATCCTCAACAAGCGGTAAGTGGTACGTTAGTTTATGCTTTGTCGGCTGCGTGTCCTGTGTTATCAACCCCTATTCCACACTCGTTGGAAATGCTAGACGGAGCAGGCATTAACTTTGACTTCGGAAATGCGGAACAACTTGCAGACGCTGCTATTTTGATACTTTCAAACCCAGACATGATGGAAAATATGCGGTTAAATGCGCTACACAGAATAAGTCCTACCGCTTGGCAAAATGCTGCTATTTCCCATATCAAACTTGCTGAAACAGTCGTAAAGGGAACAGGTTTTCAACTGAATTACAAAGTCCCTGAAATCAATTTAAAGCACATCAATCGAATGACGACCGATTTTGGAATGATTCAATTTGCTAAAATATCCGATCCCGATTTAGCATCTGGTTATACAATTGACGATAATGCCAGGGCTTTAATTGCAGTGGCCAAACACTTTGAATTAACAGGGAAGTTTAGTGATTTGCCTTTAATCAATACGTATTTGAAATTTATTCTGTTTTGCCAACAGGAAGATGGTACCTTTTTGAATTATGTGACTACTGACAAATCTTTTTTTGATAAAAACAAAGATGAAAACCTTGAAGATGCCAATGGAAGGGCCATTTGGGCATTGGGGGAATTTTTATCATTAAAACAATTGTTGGATTTCAATTTACAATCCCAAGTTGAAACTGCTTTTCAAAAAGCAATTCACGTCATCCATCGCATACAATCCCCCCGGGCTATGGCGTTTTGTATAAAAGGTTTGTATTTCTATTATCTTTTTAAAAAAGAGGCGTCTATTTTACACCTTATCACAAAATTAGCTGATAATTTGGTGTCAAAATACCGAGGTGTTTCTAATGACGAATGGCAATGGTATGAAGAGTATCTTACCTATGCCAATGCTGTAATTCCAGAGGGTATGTTACTGGCGGGCGTATGTACCCAAAACGAACTATTTAAAGACATTGCCCATAAAACGTTTGATTTTTTATTAGAGACGACTCTCAATGATGGAAAAATCAAGGTGATTTCCAATCGTGGTTGGCACCATAAGGGAAAAGATAAAAACCATTTTGGTGAACAACCCATTGAAGTGGCCTACACCATTCTAGCTTTAAATACTTTTTTTTATATAAAGAATGATAAAACATATTTGGATAAAATGAAAACGGCCTTTAATTGGTTTTTGGGTGAAAATCATTTGAGCCAAATCATTTACAACCCTGTTACTGGTGGCTGTTATGATGGATTGGAAGAACATCAAGTCAACCTTAATCAAGGAGCAGAAAGCACCGTAAGTTATTTGTTGGCAAGGTTGGTCGTTGAAAAAAATATAGAGCCTACTAGTCTTTTATTATAA
- a CDS encoding IS110 family RNA-guided transposase produces the protein MKKIRKNAGGIDIGAKKIFIGLEDKEVRSFDTFTSDLEQAVSYLEENNVTSVAMEATGVYWVILYDILKARGIDVWLVDGRSTKQVPGRKTDVKDCQWIQQLHSYGLLNRCFVADELVHELRSYQRLREDHIRSAAMHINHMQKALTLMNVRLKEVLDQVHGVSGLKIIRAILKGERDPGVLVKLCHGSVLKTKKELILKSLKGHYNEAGLFALGQAVVCYDFYQQQIAGCDLKMEEVLKKMGANRPKVSNKATPRKNVRHHKPNIEGMDRYLLQIFEGKDATVLPGITDYNWMQLLSEIGTDLHKWKTEKHFTSWLGLAPKQHHSGKMKKNYKAKGQPKAGLIFKQAATSLLNSKKIALGAFGRKIRAKKGASPAIKAMARKLAELYWKLFVKGLSYVEKGIKDYEEKILFNKQKNIMKMARELGLSISYKTAV, from the coding sequence ATGAAAAAAATCAGGAAAAACGCAGGAGGGATCGATATCGGAGCCAAAAAAATCTTCATAGGTCTTGAAGATAAGGAGGTTCGCAGTTTTGATACCTTCACATCAGATCTGGAACAGGCGGTATCTTACTTAGAGGAAAACAATGTAACCTCAGTGGCCATGGAAGCCACGGGAGTGTATTGGGTCATCCTCTATGATATATTGAAGGCAAGAGGCATCGATGTATGGTTGGTGGATGGCAGGAGCACAAAACAAGTTCCAGGCAGAAAGACCGATGTAAAGGACTGTCAATGGATACAGCAATTGCACAGCTATGGTTTGTTGAACCGTTGTTTTGTTGCAGATGAACTGGTACATGAACTAAGGAGCTATCAACGCCTGCGCGAAGATCACATCCGTAGTGCTGCTATGCATATTAACCATATGCAAAAAGCACTGACCCTGATGAACGTTCGGCTAAAAGAAGTTCTGGACCAAGTTCACGGGGTAAGTGGATTGAAAATAATCAGGGCGATCTTAAAGGGCGAAAGGGATCCCGGGGTTTTGGTAAAGCTATGCCATGGGAGTGTGTTGAAAACAAAAAAGGAACTGATCCTTAAATCCTTGAAAGGGCACTACAATGAAGCAGGGCTATTTGCTTTGGGCCAAGCAGTGGTGTGCTATGATTTTTATCAACAACAAATTGCCGGTTGTGATCTGAAAATGGAAGAAGTCCTTAAAAAGATGGGGGCAAACCGGCCTAAAGTATCAAATAAGGCAACTCCACGAAAAAACGTGAGGCACCACAAACCAAATATAGAAGGAATGGACCGTTATCTATTGCAAATATTTGAAGGCAAAGATGCTACGGTCCTACCCGGTATAACAGATTATAATTGGATGCAGCTCCTATCGGAAATAGGGACTGATTTACATAAATGGAAAACAGAAAAGCATTTTACTTCCTGGTTGGGACTGGCGCCAAAACAGCACCATTCGGGCAAGATGAAAAAAAACTATAAGGCTAAAGGACAACCAAAGGCCGGCCTGATATTTAAGCAAGCGGCCACGAGCCTGCTCAACAGCAAGAAAATTGCATTGGGTGCTTTTGGCAGAAAGATAAGGGCAAAGAAAGGGGCATCACCGGCAATAAAGGCAATGGCAAGAAAACTGGCAGAGCTCTATTGGAAGCTATTTGTTAAAGGACTGTCATATGTAGAGAAGGGAATCAAAGATTATGAGGAGAAGATCTTGTTTAATAAACAAAAGAACATTATGAAAATGGCAAGAGAACTTGGTTTGTCAATTAGCTATAAAACAGCGGTTTAG